A region of Anticarsia gemmatalis isolate Benzon Research Colony breed Stoneville strain chromosome 18, ilAntGemm2 primary, whole genome shotgun sequence DNA encodes the following proteins:
- the LOC142980701 gene encoding uncharacterized protein LOC142980701, with product MYNPLCFSLLLFVLGSQATNHQIRNYWVGHYGHQVNYGNHHGHQRYDHHDHIEQPCSTHDINCIRNYFANLLECSPVHKPTPEPHVIKKIPINVPHSNMSATMNDVHVKGLNSGRIEHFYINKKTDTLVFEVEFGSLFGKTWAVMEYHRKGKEPIIGSDYAMFVLRHLSLTLTIQHLHSNHGKKHVYAYLSDRRPPLKVGPGLRVLEEIEESHMQWMRDVGLSAREALTTQGPAYFDTYFKTNICRSKH from the exons atgTATAATCCTTTgtgtttttcattattattatttgttcttGGGAGCCAGGCGACCAATCATCAAATCAGAAACTACTGGGTCGGACATTATGGACATCAAGTAAACTATG GCAATCACCATGGCCACCAACGCTATGACCATCACGACCATATTGAGCAGCCATGTTCCACCCACGACATAAATTGCATTCGTAATTACTTCGCCAACCTTCTGGAATGTTCACCTGTACACAAACCGACTCCAGAACCTCATGTGATCAAGAAGATTCCTATAAACGTTCCCCATTCTAACATGTCGGCTACCATGAACGATGTTCATGTTAAAGGATTAAATTCTGGAAGGATTGAACACTTTTA TATCAACAAGAAAACAGACACATTGGTTTTTGAAGTAGAGTTTGGTAGCCTCTTTGGGAAGACGTGGGCCGTGATGGAATATCACCGTAAAGGCAAAGAACCTATTATAGGATCTGATTACGCTATGTTtgtattaa gacatcTATCCCTGACTTTAACAATTCAACATCTTCATAGTAATCATggaaaaaaacatgtttacGCATATTTGTCTGATCGACGACCACCGCTGAAAGTTGGCCCAGGTCTTCGTGTACTTGAAG AGATTGAAGAGTCACACATGCAATGGATGAGAGATGTAGGGTTGAGTGCCAGAGAAGCCCTGACTACTCAAGGACCGGCTTACTTTGATACCTATTTCAAGACCAACATCTGTCGTTCAAAACATTAG
- the LOC142980709 gene encoding uncharacterized protein LOC142980709, translating into MHDVQVKGLNSGKIEHFYINKKTDTLVMEVEFENLIVETKSVMEYHRKGKEPIIGSDYSTIKFRHLSLTLTVQHLHDPNRAKKHVYAYLSDPNPPLKNGPGLYIIEDIEDSHKQWMRDVALSAREAMTTQGPAYFDAYFENNICTIKHLQ; encoded by the exons ATGCATGATGTTCAAGTTAAGGGGTTGAATTCTGGAAAGATTGAACACTTTTA TATCAACAAGAAAACGGACACATTGGTTATGGAAGTAGAGTTTGAGAATCTTATTGTAGAAACGAAGAGTGTAATGGAATATCACCGCAAGGGCAAAGAACCCATCATAGGGTCCGATTACTCTACCATCAAATTCA GACATCTGTCTTTGACATTAACAGTCCAACATCTTCATGACCCAAATCGCgctaaaaaacatgtttatgcGTATTTGTCTGACCCAAACCCGCCGCTCAAGAATGGCCCAGGACTTTACATAATTGAAG ATATAGAAGATTCACACAAGCAATGGATGAGGGATGTAGCGTTAAGCGCAAGAGAAGCCATGACTACACAAGGACCGGCGTACTTTGATGCCTACTTTGAAAACAACATCTGTACTATAAAAcacttgcaataa
- the LOC142980680 gene encoding fibrohexamerin-like has product MKIFLCFVFLITFCDCLEDIQASENYWTGHDIPFYKGHDHHHSREDGRPCSPHDLDCIRSFFAHNFGCSAPHRSAPDPYLVHNLPLQLPHCNITLTLVDAQVKGINTGKIKEFFIDKEADALVLEVEFASIVVYTPHTVATYYRKGKAPKSSASDSIIDFKDLSLTLTIEHYRDQHRSKKHVYAYFNDAYPPFRIGPGITETEDPIRIRMNKKWMGHMALSAREAFLSQGPVYMGAYMQSYICDLRHI; this is encoded by the exons ATGAAGatctttttatgttttgtatttttgataaCGTTTTGTGATTGTCTTGAAGACATTCAGGCTTCTGAAAATTATTGGACAGGACACGATATACCGTTTTACAAAG GTCATGATCATCATCACAGTAGAGAAGACGGGCGGCCATGCTCTCCACACGATCTGGACTGCATCAGAAGTTTCTTCGCACACAACTTCGGTTGCTCAGCCCCCCACAGATCTGCTCCAGACCCTTATTTAGTACATAACTTGCCATTACAGCTGCCTCATTGTAATATCACTTTGACTCTCGTTGATGCTCAAGTCAAAGGTATTAATACAGGCAAGATTAAGGAGTTCTT CATTGACAAAGAAGCGGATGCTCTGGTCCTAGAAGTAGAGTTCGCCAGCATTGTGGTGTACACGCCTCATACAGTTGCCACGTATTATCGTAAAGGCAAAGCGCCCAAGTCATCAGCATCAGACTCGATCATTGATTTta agGATTTATCTCTAACATTAACAATAGAACATTACCGGGACCAGCATAGGTCTAAGAAACACGTCTATGCCTACTTCAATGATGCTTACCCACCTTTCAGGATTGGGCCTGGTATCACTGAGACTGAAG atcCCATACGCATAAGGATGAACAAGAAATGGATGGGTCATATGGCTCTGAGTGCCAGAGAAGCGTTCTTAAGCCAAGGTCCTGTTTACATGGGAGCGTACATGCAAAGCTACATCTGCGACCTCAGACACATTTAA